A single window of [Clostridium] hylemonae DSM 15053 DNA harbors:
- a CDS encoding collagen-like protein, whose protein sequence is MEENANFIPEIYIGDNGNWFINGYDTGVKARGDDGITPHIGTNGNWYIGDMDTQVPATGPKGDKGDKGETGPMGPQGLTGATGPQGLTGPQGLTGPQGPTGATGPQGATGPKGDTGAAGAQGPQGIQGPKGDKGEQGPVGPVNIANNLETTEEGYALDARQGMILYHNSIVEAGSNDNGSYRKYADGTLEMWGVKEADYLSKTAAGTCYISEEIPVTFPVPSITRAVIVAQKVTARQESSWVGINADKAMTGFNVFVITSFSLTSVRRAYIHWHAEGTWK, encoded by the coding sequence ATGGAAGAAAATGCAAACTTTATACCGGAGATCTATATCGGTGACAACGGAAACTGGTTTATTAATGGCTATGACACGGGAGTCAAAGCAAGAGGTGACGACGGCATCACGCCGCATATCGGGACCAACGGCAATTGGTACATAGGTGATATGGATACGCAGGTGCCGGCAACCGGCCCGAAAGGCGATAAGGGTGACAAAGGAGAGACTGGTCCGATGGGGCCCCAGGGTTTGACCGGCGCGACAGGTCCGCAGGGATTGACGGGTCCCCAGGGACTGACAGGACCTCAAGGTCCGACAGGAGCGACAGGTCCGCAGGGTGCCACAGGTCCAAAAGGTGATACCGGTGCGGCCGGGGCACAGGGCCCGCAGGGAATCCAGGGACCAAAGGGTGACAAAGGAGAGCAGGGACCGGTCGGACCTGTGAATATTGCGAACAACCTCGAGACTACGGAAGAAGGGTATGCGCTGGATGCACGGCAGGGGATGATCTTATACCACAATTCTATTGTGGAAGCTGGAAGTAATGACAATGGAAGTTATCGCAAATATGCGGATGGGACGCTAGAAATGTGGGGAGTAAAGGAGGCAGATTACCTGTCTAAGACAGCGGCGGGCACTTGCTACATATCCGAAGAGATCCCGGTTACATTTCCTGTTCCATCCATAACGAGAGCGGTTATTGTTGCTCAAAAAGTCACGGCAAGGCAAGAGTCATCATGGGTAGGAATTAATGCAGATAAAGCAATGACTGGATTTAACGTATTTGTAATAACTTCCTTTTCACTTACATCTGTACGACGTGCATATATCCATTGGCACGCGGAGGGTACTTGGAAATAA
- a CDS encoding N-acetylmuramoyl-L-alanine amidase produces the protein MNIKETNLSFGSMSRRSATKLIILHHAEASNCTVQDIHRWHKNNGWAGIGYHFLVRKDGSIYRGRPEWAVGAHASGSNSDSIGICFEGAYMTETMPAAQKAAGKELVAELKKKYGISKVQAHRDVCATSCPGTKFPFSDIAGAAGSAATTTPTPAKPTEKGDAWVSRLQAECNAQGFSYQTVDGLTGPNTLAGCPQLGRTSRGNITALLQERLNALGYNCGVVDGINGTKTQAAIKAYQRAHGLVADGIVGVKTWSNLLGLS, from the coding sequence ATGAATATCAAGGAAACGAACTTATCCTTCGGATCAATGAGCCGCAGGAGTGCTACGAAACTTATTATCCTGCACCACGCGGAGGCATCGAACTGTACCGTACAGGACATCCACCGCTGGCACAAAAATAATGGATGGGCGGGCATCGGATACCATTTCCTGGTGCGTAAAGATGGCTCTATATACCGCGGACGGCCGGAATGGGCGGTTGGCGCTCATGCATCCGGCAGCAACTCTGACAGTATCGGCATATGTTTTGAGGGGGCATACATGACGGAGACCATGCCGGCAGCACAGAAAGCGGCCGGAAAGGAACTTGTCGCAGAACTCAAAAAGAAATATGGCATAAGTAAGGTACAGGCGCATCGTGATGTATGTGCGACATCTTGCCCTGGAACTAAATTTCCGTTTTCGGATATTGCAGGCGCCGCCGGCAGCGCGGCAACTACGACACCGACGCCAGCAAAGCCAACAGAGAAAGGTGACGCATGGGTGTCTCGCCTACAGGCGGAATGTAACGCTCAGGGATTCAGTTATCAGACCGTTGACGGGCTTACCGGTCCTAATACACTGGCCGGATGCCCGCAGCTTGGGCGGACGAGCCGGGGCAATATAACGGCATTGCTTCAGGAGCGGCTAAACGCTCTCGGGTATAATTGCGGAGTTGTCGATGGCATCAACGGAACTAAGACACAGGCAGCAATCAAGGCATACCAGAGAGCGCATGGACTCGTGGCAGACGGTATCGTTGGTGTCAAGACATGGAGCAATCTGCTTGGATTATCTTAA
- a CDS encoding collagen-like protein yields the protein MEENASFIPEIYIGENGNWFINNYDTGVKARGDDGITPHISANGNWYIGDIDTGVSATGPKGDKGDAGPIGLQGPTGATGPQGLTGPQGLTGPQGPTGATGPQGATGPKGDTGAVGPQGPQGIQGPKGDKGDQGPAGPVNIANNLETTEEGYALDARQGKILSDNLGIGGITESGDGYVRYKDGTQLCWISKSAIYNYSVAYGSVYHTGTQYFKFAKAFVGKPSITASAGSAGLTYVASIRSSGDLQTVGLKFCNPVSTSELLTDISIIAVGRWKL from the coding sequence ATGGAAGAAAACGCAAGTTTCATACCGGAAATTTATATCGGTGAAAATGGAAACTGGTTTATTAACAATTATGACACAGGGGTAAAAGCAAGAGGTGACGATGGCATCACGCCGCATATCAGCGCCAACGGCAATTGGTATATTGGTGACATCGACACAGGAGTGTCGGCAACTGGTCCGAAGGGCGATAAGGGTGACGCCGGTCCGATAGGACTGCAGGGACCAACAGGCGCCACAGGACCACAGGGGTTGACTGGTCCTCAAGGACTGACGGGACCTCAAGGTCCAACTGGTGCTACCGGTCCACAGGGGGCTACAGGGCCCAAGGGAGATACCGGTGCAGTTGGTCCGCAAGGTCCGCAGGGAATCCAGGGCCCAAAGGGTGATAAAGGAGATCAGGGGCCGGCCGGTCCAGTGAATATTGCGAACAACCTTGAGACCACGGAAGAAGGCTACGCGTTAGATGCCAGACAGGGGAAGATTCTAAGTGACAATTTAGGCATTGGTGGCATTACAGAATCCGGCGATGGATATGTACGATATAAGGACGGTACGCAACTATGTTGGATATCCAAGAGCGCAATATATAATTACAGCGTGGCATATGGATCCGTGTACCACACCGGAACTCAATATTTTAAGTTCGCGAAGGCGTTCGTTGGCAAACCTTCAATAACCGCTTCTGCCGGTTCCGCCGGCTTAACATACGTTGCAAGCATACGTTCATCAGGTGACTTACAAACGGTTGGTTTGAAATTCTGCAATCCTGTAAGTACGTCAGAATTGTTAACTGATATCAGCATTATAGCAGTCGGCCGCTGGAAATTATAG
- a CDS encoding helix-turn-helix domain-containing protein, with protein sequence MIKYDKLWETMKSKEITQYDLYTKHHMNRSQLNRLRHNRNVEVNTIDKLCNILNCKVEDIMTHYPDDNVF encoded by the coding sequence ATGATAAAGTACGATAAGTTGTGGGAGACAATGAAATCTAAAGAGATTACTCAATATGATTTATATACAAAGCACCACATGAATCGCTCTCAACTGAACCGATTGAGACATAATAGAAATGTTGAAGTGAATACCATAGATAAGTTATGCAATATTTTGAATTGCAAGGTTGAGGATATTATGACGCACTATCCTGATGATAATGTCTTTTGA
- a CDS encoding helix-turn-helix domain-containing protein, with translation MEFAEKILTLRKSNDLTQEELAEKLNVSRQSVSKWESGQAVPELEKIVALSSVFNVTTDYLLKPAEIDELSVKTNILEKQQQQILLREKQRNKIVRCVMYAVGVYLLFFAVAFIGHYIAFDFGFGNPSIIFSEFLIATAIVIFICVRSIRKED, from the coding sequence ATGGAGTTTGCAGAAAAAATTTTGACATTGCGTAAAAGCAATGACTTAACACAGGAAGAACTAGCGGAGAAGTTAAATGTTTCAAGACAGTCTGTTTCAAAATGGGAAAGCGGTCAGGCAGTACCTGAACTGGAAAAGATAGTGGCGTTAAGTTCTGTGTTCAATGTTACAACCGACTATCTTTTGAAACCGGCTGAGATTGATGAGTTATCAGTTAAAACGAACATTTTGGAGAAACAACAACAGCAGATATTATTGAGGGAGAAACAGCGTAATAAAATTGTCCGTTGTGTCATGTATGCAGTTGGTGTATATCTTCTGTTTTTTGCAGTCGCTTTTATTGGACATTATATAGCTTTTGATTTTGGATTTGGCAATCCATCAATCATTTTTTCGGAATTTCTCATAGCAACAGCAATAGTCATTTTTATCTGCGTGAGGAGTATTAGGAAAGAAGATTAG